The genomic region TCTGGATAAAAGGCATCTTCAGTATATTGTGCACCAAATTCAAAAGGAACTGTGGAAGGATCAATACTACGAGACATTATCCCCCTGCTGGGAGCAATATTCATCTCATATTCCACATATTCGCTTGATATGACATTAACTTCCATCAATCCAGCATCTGATATTGCCAGATTACGCACTATACGAGCTACTTCTGGACTTCCGGCTTCACTTGTACGACTCTCTCCATTTAATCCTACACGCCAACACGTCTCGCCATCGATCATTACAGCTTCACGATTAAAACTGCCTAATTGCAGCTCTAATTCACTGGAAGCTTCATTTGAATTGATTACGTTTACGCTTAATCCATTGCCATTGATCTCTATTACCTCAGCGTTTATAACTAAGGTTAAGAAAATTATGAGTAAAACAAGTAATGATTTTTTCATCCTTACCCTCCGATTTATTTCTATTCTTTTCTCATACTCCATTATTTAAGCATAATTCATTCCAATACTTGCAATACTCCTGCTAAATATTCTCCCAGGATATTATTATTTTTTTGTAATTATTGCTTTTCGTCTGGTGCGATCCCTCTTTCTAATAATACCTTGGCAATTTCTTCCGTCGGATAATATCCAATGTGACGATGGAATTCTTTGCCCTCAGAGTCAAGGAATATCTGTGTAGGGATCATCTTTATTCCATATTCACCTGAAAGTTTTTTTTCCTCATTTACATTGTGAAAGATCACTTCCACCTTATCCCCATAATCTACTCGAACTTCTTCCATCACCTTTTCCATCATCTTGCAGGGTATGCAGGTGGTTGAGCCAAATTCCAAAAATGTCACCACTGGCTTTGCCACACTCAATGTATCCTGCATTACTGTGTCCTGTATTGCAACTTCCTCAGACCATAAAACAGCAGCCATTATAAATAATAAGACCAGTAATATTATCTGCCTCATCTCTTATCTCCTTTAAAATACATTTTTTATCACATTAAATATTCCGGCTATTATCAGTAATATTCCGCTTATCCTCCGAATATAGGTCGTACCGGATGACTGATTATTCCAGCGCAGCAGTTTCTTGATAACTTCCAGAAATCCTCCTGCTCCTGCGATTATACCGCAATGACCAATAATAAATGCCAGCACCAGTCCAATACTGAATAAGGGCATACTCTCAAAACTGCTGATGCTGATGCTCAGCACTGGTGCCATAAAGGCAAGGGCACAAACTCCCAGTCCTATCCCTAATAATAGCCCTAGATAAAATCCATTCCAGTAACGATTTTTGGTTATCCGCCGGTCTATCATTTCCATTCCAATACTAAAGGGCAGCAGTTCCAGAAAATATAATCCTGCAAGTACCAGCAGTAAACTCACGAATATCTGAAAAATTATCTGTACTGGACCCAGCAGTATCCCCACCAGAAAAGATAAAACTGCCATCAACACTAAAGTAACCAGTATACCCAAAGAAAAAAACAATCCTATAATAAATCCTTCCCTGGGCTTCAGACCTTCCTGACGGTTTATATATGCTATCACCAGCGGTATGCTCGATAGATGACAGGGACTTAGCAATACGCTCATGATCCCCCAGACCAGTGAAGCAAAAATCGCCCCTACTGGTGCTCCATATAGTGCCGCAGCAATATTCTCAAGCATAGTTATTCACTTCCCAGCAGTTTTTCCAGTTCCTTATCCTTAAGTACCTTACCTGTTGATACCACTTTATTATTCACCACCAATGCCGGGGTGCTCATCACACCATAACCGATTATTCTCTCAATATCACTTACATGCTCAATGTCTGCTGCAATTTGCAGCTTCTCCACTGTATCCCTCACATTCTTTTCCAATTGATGACACTTCTTGCAACCACTTCCTAAAATTTTGATTTCCATAATTTATTACTCCTTATATATTATAAATATTGATATATCGCATTAAATAAATAGCCCACCAGAATTATCCCAATTCCCGTGATCACTAAAAAAGCCCCTATCAGCTTCACCTTGATCACCTTCCGCAGGATTATCATTTCCGGCAGTGATAATGCCGTCACTGCCATCAGAAATGCCAGTGCGGTTCCTAATCCCACTCCTTTTCCTATCAATGCCTCAGCAATCGGAATTGCCCCCAAAGCATTGGAATATAAGGGAATTCCACATATCACCGCAACTATCACTGCTAAAGGATTTTCTGGTCCCGCATAGCGTGCCAGTATTTCCTCAGGTGCCCAGCCGTGAATTGCCGCCCCTATTCCTATACCTATTAATAAGTATATCCAGATACGTCCCACGATCTCCTTCAATTGCGACAGGGCAAAGGCAAATCGATCCTTTTGATTCTGCTTGATCTCTTCACCAACCCCCATTTGCAGCTTCCACACATATTCTTCCACATATCTTTCCAGCTTAAGCCTGCCGATCAAATATCCACCCAAAGTGCCGATCAGCACTCCGCACACTACATACAGAAGAGCTGTCTTCACTCCAAAGGATGCCAGCAAGATCACAAATGCCGCCTCATTTACTATTGGTGAGGTGATCAAAAATGAAAAAGTTACCCCCAGTGGAATTCCTCCTTCCACAAAACCTATAAATAAAGGTACCGATGAACATGAACAAAAGGGTGTTACTATCCCCAGCAGCGAAGCCATGAAGTTTGCCTGAATACCGCGAAATTTGCTCACTATCCGGCGAGTACGCTCCGTCTGAAAATAGCTCCGTACATAAGAGATCAAAAAGATCATCAGCGATAACAGGATCAATATCTTGATCACATCATAAAAAAAGAAATGTACACTCCCTGCCAGATTACTGCCTCGCTCCAGTCCAAATACATTCTCTACCAGCAGCCAGATAAGATTTTCTAACCACTTGAACAATTGCAGCCCCCTTCGTCTTTTATACAACTTACGAAATCAAGTATGCAGGGCATCATTAAACGGTAATAATAATAATTACCTTCTTTCTCAAAACTAACTATCCCATTCTCTTTCAGCACATTCAAATGCCGCGATACAGTAGATATATCTGATCCCACCAGCTCCTGTAATTCACATACGCATCTGCGACCTTCAGATAGCGCTATGATCATCTTAAGCCTTGAGGGATGCCCCATTGCCTTAAATATCATGGCTTCCTTTTCATAACTTTCACAACTGCAGCTTCCTGTCCCTTCACTACATCCACATTTATGTTCAGCCATTATTCTCTCCTTGTTCTATAAATACAAAAAAACCTATTTGGTCAATTAACCAAATAGGTCAAGCCTTTTCTTATTTTACCCAACCAAGACCTTGCGCATGGTGCCTGCACCTCCGCAATGGTCGATCAAATAAAACCAACCCACATGACACAAAATCCACCAAACTGAACATATTGTGTAACACCCCTTATAAAATGTATCACGACAGCCCAAATCCCCTCATACCGCACATCTCCTCCCTGCTTCCCAGACAAGTCCCACCCCTAACCCTGAACAACAAAGCACGTACTCACATTAAAATGTCACTACGTGCTTTGTTGTTCAGCTTCATTTCCGCTTTAAAGGCTAAGAAGATACAAATTACAGGACTTATAGGTCTTATATGTCATATTGGTCATATTTTTGTGGATTTTGTAAATCAATTTAAGTAGGACCTGCACTGCGGGTGGTATCCCGGAAGAGGGGCGAGAACTATGGCAGTTATTAGCAGCAAATTACATTTTCAGGGATTGGATGACAACGGTCGTTATCTGCACCCCTCGCAGATCGTTCCGTAGCCTTGGCAGCGTAAGCGAAGGAGGGACCTGGAAATACTCGGCGGTGCACATGCACTTATATAATATGCTCAAAAATTTGGATTAGGAAATGCAAATTTTCAGCTGATAAAGCTTGATGAATGATCTATCTCTTTCTGAATCCTATTATATTGGGGATTTGCCAGAATGATTGCTGGTCTTCGTTATCAAAGAAACCTGATTCAAAAGTTCCTGCACATCTGAGATGGAATTCTTCAGTTTCGATATAACTGGAAGCTTCTGGACCACCTTCGAGGTGCATCATTTTATCAAGATCAAGAGGGAGCTGCAACAGGAGATTGATCAGTTCGTGCATTGTGTAAGGAGAACGACAGAAGATGAAAAGGATATTGCCCTCTATATCTTGACCGAGAGCAGCTTCACTCCACTTATCTGTTTGTTTACTCCAGACATTTTTGCCCCCTGATGCGATCATGCGAATGCACTGCAGAGCAGAATTGTATTTGCCTATCAATTCAGGAGCTCCCGGCTGCTGCCA from Candidatus Stygibacter australis harbors:
- a CDS encoding thioredoxin family protein, which produces MRQIILLVLLFIMAAVLWSEEVAIQDTVMQDTLSVAKPVVTFLEFGSTTCIPCKMMEKVMEEVRVDYGDKVEVIFHNVNEEKKLSGEYGIKMIPTQIFLDSEGKEFHRHIGYYPTEEIAKVLLERGIAPDEKQ
- a CDS encoding cytochrome c biogenesis protein CcdA; translated protein: MLENIAAALYGAPVGAIFASLVWGIMSVLLSPCHLSSIPLVIAYINRQEGLKPREGFIIGLFFSLGILVTLVLMAVLSFLVGILLGPVQIIFQIFVSLLLVLAGLYFLELLPFSIGMEMIDRRITKNRYWNGFYLGLLLGIGLGVCALAFMAPVLSISISSFESMPLFSIGLVLAFIIGHCGIIAGAGGFLEVIKKLLRWNNQSSGTTYIRRISGILLIIAGIFNVIKNVF
- a CDS encoding thioredoxin family protein, with translation MEIKILGSGCKKCHQLEKNVRDTVEKLQIAADIEHVSDIERIIGYGVMSTPALVVNNKVVSTGKVLKDKELEKLLGSE
- a CDS encoding permease, which encodes MFKWLENLIWLLVENVFGLERGSNLAGSVHFFFYDVIKILILLSLMIFLISYVRSYFQTERTRRIVSKFRGIQANFMASLLGIVTPFCSCSSVPLFIGFVEGGIPLGVTFSFLITSPIVNEAAFVILLASFGVKTALLYVVCGVLIGTLGGYLIGRLKLERYVEEYVWKLQMGVGEEIKQNQKDRFAFALSQLKEIVGRIWIYLLIGIGIGAAIHGWAPEEILARYAGPENPLAVIVAVICGIPLYSNALGAIPIAEALIGKGVGLGTALAFLMAVTALSLPEMIILRKVIKVKLIGAFLVITGIGIILVGYLFNAIYQYL
- a CDS encoding metalloregulator ArsR/SmtB family transcription factor → MAEHKCGCSEGTGSCSCESYEKEAMIFKAMGHPSRLKMIIALSEGRRCVCELQELVGSDISTVSRHLNVLKENGIVSFEKEGNYYYYRLMMPCILDFVSCIKDEGGCNCSSG